One segment of Eschrichtius robustus isolate mEscRob2 chromosome 3, mEscRob2.pri, whole genome shotgun sequence DNA contains the following:
- the ATP1A2 gene encoding sodium/potassium-transporting ATPase subunit alpha-2 isoform X3 — protein sequence MARKNCLVKNLEAVETLGSTSTICSDKTGTLTQNRMTVAHMWFDNQIHEADTTEDQSGATFDKRSPTWTALSRIAGLCNRAVFKAGQENISVSKRDTAGDASESALLKCIELSCGSVRKMRDRNPKVAEIPFNSTNKYQLSIHEREDSPQSHVLVMKGAPERILDRCSSILVQGKEVPLDKEMQDAFQNAYLELGGLGERVLGFCQLNLPSGKFPRGFKFDTDELNFPTEKLCFVGLMSMIDPPRAAVPDAVGKCRSAGIKVIMVTGDHPITAKAIAKGVGIISEGNETVEDIAARLNIPVSQVNPREAKACVVHGSDLKDMTSEQLDEILKNHTEIVFARTSPQQKLIIVEGCQRQGAIVAVTGDGVNDSPALKKADIGIAMGIAGSDVSKQAADMILLDDNFASIVTGVEEGRLIFDNLKKSIAYTLTSNIPEITPFLLFIIANIPLPLGTVTILCIDLGTDMVPAISLAYEAAESDIMKRQPRNPQTDKLVNERLISMAYGQIGMIQALGGFFTYFVILAENGFLPSRLLGIRLDWDDRSMNDLEDSYGQEWTYEQRKVVEFTCHTAFFASIVVVQWADLIICKTRRNSVFQQGMKNKILIFGLLEETALAAFLSYCPGMGVALRMYPLKVTWWFCAFPYSLLIFIYDEVRKLILRRYPGGWVEKETYY from the exons ATGGCTCGGAAGAACTGCCTGGTGAAGAACCTGGAGGCGGTGGAGACGCTGGGCTCCACCTCCACCATCTGCTCCGACAAGACGGGCACCCTCACCCAGAACCGCATGACCGTCGCCCACATGTGGTTTGACAACCAGATCCATGAGGCTGACACCACAGAAGATCAGTCTG ggGCCACTTTCGACAAACGATCCCCCACGTGGACCGCCCTGTCCCGGATTGCTGGTCTCTGCAACCGTGCTGTCTTCAAGGCAGGGCAGGAGAACATCTCTGTGTCTAAG CGGGACACAGCTGGTGATGCCTCCGAGTCAGCTCTGCTCAAGTGCATTGAGCTGTCCTGCGGCTCCGTGCGGAAGATGAGGGATAGAAACCCCAAGGTGGCGGAGATCCCTTTCAACTCAACCAATAAGTACCAG cTGTCCATCCACGAGAGAGAAGACAGCCCCCAGAGCCACGTGCTGGTGATGAAGGGGGCCCCCGAGCGCATCCTGGACCGGTGCTCCTCCATCTTGGTGCAGGGCAAGGAGGTCCCCCTGGACAAGGAGATGCAAGACGCCTTCCAGAATGCCTACCTGGAGCTGGGAGGACTGGGGGAGCGAGTGCTAG GCTTCTGTCAACTGAATCTGCCCTCTGGAAAGTTTCCTCGGGGCTTCAAATTCGACACAGATGAGCTGAACTTTCCCACGGAGAAGCTCTGCTTCGTGGGGCTCATGTCCATGATTGACCCTCCACGGGCTGCCGTGCCGGACGCTGTGGGCAAGTGCCGGAGTGCAGGCATCAAG GTGATCATGGTGACCGGGGACCACCCCATCACAGCCAAGGCCATTGCCAAAGGTGTGGGTATCATATCAGAGGGCAACGAGACGGTGGAGGACATTGCAGCCCGGCTCAACATTCCTGTCAGCCAAGTCAACCCCAG aGAAGCCAAGGCGTGTGTGGTGCACGGCTCTGACCTGAAGGACATGACGTCAGAGCAGCTGGACGAGATCCTCAAGAACCACACGGAGATTGTCTTTGCCCGGACGTCTCCTCAGCAGAAGCTCATCATCGTGGAGGGCTGTCAGAGACAG GGAGCCATTGTGGCGGTGACAGGGGACGGGGTGAACGACTCCCCCGCGCTGAAGAAGGCGGACATCGGCATTGCCATGGGCATCGCTGGCTCTGACGTGTCTAAGCAGGCAGCCGACATGATCCTGCTGGACGACAACTTTGCCTCCATCGTCACGGGTGTGGAGGAGG GCCGCCTGATCTTTGACAACCTGAAGAAATCCATCGCCTACACCCTGACCAGCAACATCCCCGAGATCACCCCCTTCCTGCTGTTCATCATCGCCAACATCCCCCTGCCTCTGGGCACTGTGACCATCCTCTGCATTGACTTGGGCACTGACATG GTCCCTGCCATCTCCTTGGCCTATGAGGCAGCTGAGAGTGACATCATGAAGCGGCAGCCGAGAAACCCGCAGACAGACAAGCTGGTGAACGAGAGGCTAATCAGCATGGCCTATGGACAGATCG GGATGATCCAGGCGCTGGGTGGCTTCTTCACCTACTTCGTGATCCTGGCAGAGAATGGTTTCCTGCCTTCACGGCTGCTGGGAATCCGCCTCGACTGGGACGACCGGTCCATGAACGACCTGGAGGACAGCTACGGACAGGAGTGG ACCTATGAGCAGCGGAAGGTGGTGGAGTTCACGTGCCACACGGCCTTCTTTGCCAGCATCGTGGTCGTGCAGTGGGCTGACCTCATCATCTGCAAGACCCGCCGCAACTCAGTCTTCCAGCAGGGCATGAA gaaCAAGATTCTGATTTTTGGGCTCCTGGAGGAGACAGCACTGGCAGCCTTTCTGTCTTACTGCCCGGGCATGGGTGTGGCCCTGCGCATGTACCCGCTCAA GGTCACTTGGTGGTTCTGCGCCTTCCCCTACAGTCTCCTCATCTTCATCTACGATGAGGTCCGAAAGCTGATCCTGCGGCGATATCCAGGTG GCTGGGTGGAGAAGGAGACATACTACTGA